The genome window CCACGGCCGCGTAATTGACCCCGTAATCGAGGAGTTTCTGCTCCGGGCCTTCCCGCTTCTTGTCGATTCGCAAAAAGGTGTGTCCGAACATCGAGGCCGGGTTGTTCATATAATGGGAGGCAAAAACAACGGTGATTTTCTCCGGGTTGAGATCCTTCAACCAGCTCTCGAGGCGTTCGCATCGTCGTTCCGGAAGCCGGGCGGGATCGAAGGCGAGCCGGGCCTTGAGCCATTTGTAGCGCGCCGGGAAATTGCACTGGGGATGTTCCTGGCCGGGTTTCAGGTTTTCAATCGGTTTGAAGAAATTTTTGAGGGTCGCGATCAGTTCAGCCTCCGGATCGGTCTTGCCGGTCGGCGAATTGAAAAATTCGGGGCCGTCTTCCTGGCTCTCGTACGCTCCGAAGGTCGTTTTCTTGTAATGAACGAGCAGCTGCCAGTATCGTTTCTGGGCCAGACCCTGTGTGCGGGCCTGCCGGATCAGCTCGTTTAAGTAACTTTCTTGATCGTCATTGGGCGTCTCACCGGCGGCCAAGGCCAAAGCGCCGTTCCACGCCAGTATGAACGCGGCGATCCCAATGAGAAATTTTGTCCGTGACATGGAACGGGAAGTGACGGCGCCGCCGGGTCTCCGGGCGGATAAAAAAGGGGATACGATCATCTGCGTCGGACGGCAAGAATGATCGTACCCCCTGAGGTTTAAGGCCTTCTTTAATTGGTGCAGGTCGTCGACAACTCGGCATCCTGCGACACCACGCCCCGGACGGCGGTGAGCACTTCGATCGGTGTCGTCGAGTCGCTTGCAAAGATCGCTTTGTAATTTTGTTGCGCGACGGTGTTGAAGCGGGGCTGCTGGACGGTCGGACAGCCCATCAACCCGGCCAATGCGGCCAGTTGTTCTCCGTTGCCGGTTGCCATCTCTTTGGCCAAGCCGGAGAAGTTGTTCGCCACGAACTGCTCCTGTTCCAGTTTCGCCGTATCAAATCCCTGCGCGTCGCAATTTGAAGTTCCGGACGAAATTCCGAACGCCTGATTCATAGCCGTATTGTTGGTTGTCGCGGCTAAAATCTGGACAGGCCCGGAGGTATTTCCGAAGATCAGTGAGCCGAGTCCGCAGCCGGCATCGCCGTAACCCGCAGCGAATGCGGATGAGGAAAATAGGATCGTCCCAATTATCGCCAAAATATATTTCTTCATTTGACCCTCCTATAAGATTTGATTGTCAGGCCAACTCGGTAATCCGCTTCTCG of Nitrospiria bacterium contains these proteins:
- a CDS encoding DUF3015 family protein, which codes for MKKYILAIIGTILFSSSAFAAGYGDAGCGLGSLIFGNTSGPVQILAATTNNTAMNQAFGISSGTSNCDAQGFDTAKLEQEQFVANNFSGLAKEMATGNGEQLAALAGLMGCPTVQQPRFNTVAQQNYKAIFASDSTTPIEVLTAVRGVVSQDAELSTTCTN